In a genomic window of Thiolapillus brandeum:
- the guaB gene encoding IMP dehydrogenase, with protein sequence MRFLQTQEALTFDDVLLVPARSEVLPKDVSLKTQLSRGISLNIPLVSAAMDTVTEARLAIAMALYGGIGIIHKNMTAEDQAAQVRKVKRYESGIIVDPITVSPDTSIADVMELTRANRISGVPVVDGADLKGIVTARDLRFESRRDEPVSSIMTPKDRLVTVKEGAPREEVIAKLGEHRIEKILVVNDNFELRGMITVKDIQKAKDYPDACRDDQERLRVGAAVGVGEGTDERVAALVEAEVDVIVVDTAHGHSRGVLDRVAWVKEHYPDLQVIGGNIATGAAALDLVKAGADAVKVGIGPGSICTTRIVAGVGMPQVTAVSNVAEALKDSGVPVIADGGLRYSGDIAKVIAAGAHSVMVGGLFGGTDESPGEVEIFQGRSYKSYRGMGSLGAMASQHGSSDRYFQEETKEADKLVPEGIEGRVPYKGPLVNVITQLMGGVRASMGYTGCATIDEMRTKPEFIRVTGAGMRESHVHDVQITKEAPNYRRD encoded by the coding sequence ATGCGATTTCTCCAGACCCAGGAAGCACTCACTTTCGATGATGTATTGTTGGTTCCCGCCCGTTCTGAGGTGTTGCCCAAGGACGTGTCCCTGAAGACACAGCTCAGTCGCGGAATCAGCCTGAATATCCCTCTGGTATCCGCCGCCATGGATACCGTGACCGAAGCCCGACTGGCGATCGCCATGGCTTTGTACGGCGGTATCGGCATCATTCACAAGAACATGACCGCTGAAGATCAGGCCGCCCAGGTGCGCAAGGTCAAGCGCTATGAGAGCGGTATCATCGTCGATCCCATCACTGTATCCCCGGATACCAGCATCGCCGATGTTATGGAACTGACCCGGGCCAACCGAATCTCCGGTGTGCCCGTGGTGGATGGCGCCGATCTGAAAGGCATCGTGACCGCCCGGGATCTGCGCTTCGAGAGCCGTCGGGATGAGCCGGTTTCCTCCATCATGACGCCGAAAGATCGTCTGGTGACCGTCAAGGAGGGTGCTCCCCGGGAAGAGGTTATCGCCAAGCTGGGTGAGCATCGCATCGAAAAGATCCTGGTGGTCAATGACAACTTTGAACTGCGCGGCATGATCACCGTGAAGGATATCCAGAAAGCCAAGGATTACCCGGACGCCTGCCGGGATGACCAGGAACGCCTGCGGGTGGGGGCTGCCGTGGGCGTGGGCGAAGGTACCGATGAGCGTGTGGCTGCCCTGGTGGAAGCCGAAGTGGATGTCATCGTGGTCGATACCGCCCATGGTCATTCCCGTGGCGTACTGGATCGGGTTGCCTGGGTAAAAGAGCACTATCCCGATCTGCAGGTCATTGGCGGCAATATCGCCACCGGCGCTGCAGCTCTGGATCTGGTGAAGGCCGGCGCCGATGCGGTCAAGGTGGGTATCGGTCCCGGTTCCATTTGCACCACGCGTATCGTGGCAGGTGTGGGTATGCCCCAGGTTACCGCCGTGTCCAATGTCGCTGAGGCTCTCAAGGACAGCGGCGTGCCCGTGATTGCTGATGGCGGTCTGCGTTATTCCGGCGATATTGCCAAGGTGATTGCGGCGGGCGCCCATTCCGTCATGGTCGGTGGTCTGTTCGGTGGCACCGATGAATCGCCCGGTGAAGTGGAAATCTTCCAGGGTCGTTCCTATAAGTCCTACCGGGGTATGGGTTCCCTGGGCGCCATGGCTTCCCAGCATGGCTCTTCCGACCGCTACTTCCAGGAAGAGACCAAGGAAGCCGATAAACTGGTGCCGGAAGGCATCGAGGGCCGCGTCCCCTACAAGGGGCCTCTGGTAAATGTCATTACCCAGCTCATGGGCGGGGTGCGCGCCAGCATGGGTTATACGGGCTGTGCCACCATTGACGAGATGCGCACCAAACCGGAATTCATCCGCGTCACCGGCGCCGGGATGCGCGAATCCCATGTGCATGATGTGCAGATCACCAAGGAAGCACCCAACTACCGCCGGGATTAA
- the guaA gene encoding glutamine-hydrolyzing GMP synthase, whose translation MTANIHDHRIIIVDFGSQYTQLIARRVREAGVYCEIWPWDNCEDALNSQKPRGIILSGGPETVTGDNPPRAPEQVFNMGVPVLGICYGMQTMAAQLGGEVASSAKHEYGYAQVRARGHSKLLVDIEDHVTEEGYGLLDVWMSHGDRVETLPPGFSVIAETDNAPLAGIADESRGFYGLQFHPEVTHTTQGKRIIGRFLHEICGCESLWTPDNIIEDSISAIQEQVGEGKVLLGLSGGVDSSVVAALLHRAIGDRLTCIFVDNGLLRLDEGDQVMATFARHMGVKVIRVDAEQRFLDALKGETDPEKKRKIIGNMFIDIFEEEAAKIKDVDFLAQGTIYPDVIESAGAKSGKAHVIKSHHNVGGLPDYMKLKLVEPLKELFKDEVREIGVKLGLPSEMVYRHPFPGPGLGVRILGEVKKEYADILRQADNIYIEELYNFKLYDEVSQAFAVFLPVRSVGVVGDARRYEYVITLRAVKTVDFMTAHIGHLPWEFLEKVSSRIINEVSGVSRVAYDISSKPPATIEWE comes from the coding sequence ATGACCGCCAATATTCATGACCATCGCATCATCATTGTCGATTTCGGCTCTCAATATACCCAGCTCATCGCCCGCCGCGTGCGTGAGGCGGGCGTGTACTGCGAGATCTGGCCCTGGGACAATTGCGAAGACGCCCTGAATAGCCAGAAGCCCCGGGGCATCATCCTGTCGGGTGGTCCGGAGACCGTGACCGGCGACAACCCGCCCCGGGCGCCCGAACAGGTGTTCAACATGGGGGTGCCGGTGCTGGGCATCTGTTATGGCATGCAGACCATGGCCGCCCAACTGGGTGGCGAGGTAGCCAGCTCCGCCAAGCATGAATACGGCTATGCCCAGGTGCGCGCGCGGGGACATTCAAAGTTGCTGGTGGATATCGAGGATCATGTCACTGAAGAGGGCTATGGCCTTCTGGACGTATGGATGAGTCATGGCGACCGGGTGGAAACACTGCCCCCCGGATTCAGCGTCATTGCCGAAACCGACAACGCGCCCCTGGCCGGTATTGCCGATGAGAGCCGGGGCTTCTACGGCCTCCAGTTCCACCCGGAGGTGACTCACACCACCCAGGGCAAGCGCATCATTGGCCGTTTCCTGCACGAGATCTGCGGCTGCGAATCCCTGTGGACCCCGGACAATATCATCGAAGACAGCATCAGCGCCATCCAGGAACAGGTGGGAGAGGGCAAGGTGCTGCTGGGACTTTCCGGCGGCGTGGATTCCTCTGTGGTTGCTGCCCTGCTGCACCGGGCCATCGGCGACCGTCTGACCTGCATCTTCGTGGACAATGGCCTGCTGCGCCTGGATGAAGGCGACCAGGTCATGGCCACCTTTGCCAGGCACATGGGAGTGAAAGTGATCCGCGTGGATGCGGAGCAGCGTTTTCTCGACGCCCTGAAAGGCGAGACTGATCCCGAGAAGAAGCGCAAAATCATCGGCAATATGTTTATCGACATCTTTGAAGAGGAAGCGGCCAAGATCAAGGATGTGGATTTCCTCGCCCAGGGAACCATCTATCCCGACGTCATCGAATCCGCCGGCGCCAAGTCTGGCAAGGCCCACGTCATCAAGTCCCACCACAATGTCGGTGGTTTGCCGGACTACATGAAGCTCAAGCTGGTGGAGCCACTGAAAGAATTGTTCAAGGACGAGGTGCGGGAGATCGGTGTCAAGCTGGGCCTGCCCTCGGAAATGGTTTACCGTCATCCCTTCCCCGGACCGGGTCTGGGAGTGCGCATCCTTGGCGAAGTAAAGAAGGAGTATGCCGACATCCTGCGCCAGGCGGACAACATCTACATCGAAGAGCTGTACAACTTCAAGCTCTATGATGAAGTCAGCCAGGCCTTCGCCGTGTTTCTGCCGGTCAGGTCGGTAGGCGTGGTGGGTGATGCCCGTCGCTACGAATATGTCATTACCCTGCGCGCGGTGAAGACCGTGGACTTCATGACCGCCCACATCGGCCACCTGCCCTGGGAGTTCCTGGAAAAGGTCTCCAGCCGTATCATCAACGAGGTAAGTGGCGTATCACGCGTCGCCTATGACATTTCCAGCAAGCCACCGGCTACTATTGAGTGGGAGTGA
- a CDS encoding TetR/AcrR family transcriptional regulator, whose protein sequence is MSKKSERTRQKIVEAANRLFYHQGYHSTSFTDVVEASGVPRGNIYYYFKSKEEILKAALAYRISRIDHMLQNWSGQYRTPIERLNRFLEILPDSIDSLVRYGCPMGTLNAELGKNEPELQKQAKAMFLLFEDWLTDQFAELGYAGRAREFARRILARGQGISMITHVYQDRRFLMQETDLLARWVNRLAHGEETEI, encoded by the coding sequence ATGTCCAAAAAAAGTGAACGCACCCGGCAGAAGATCGTAGAAGCCGCCAACCGGCTGTTCTACCACCAGGGTTATCACAGCACGTCCTTCACCGACGTAGTGGAAGCATCCGGCGTCCCCCGGGGCAATATCTATTACTACTTCAAGAGCAAGGAAGAAATCCTCAAGGCGGCCCTTGCCTACCGCATATCACGCATCGATCACATGCTGCAGAACTGGTCAGGACAGTACCGCACTCCCATAGAGCGCCTGAACCGTTTTCTGGAAATCCTTCCCGACAGCATCGACTCCCTGGTGCGCTACGGTTGCCCCATGGGCACCCTGAACGCAGAACTGGGCAAGAACGAACCGGAACTGCAAAAACAGGCCAAAGCCATGTTCCTGTTGTTCGAAGACTGGCTCACCGATCAGTTTGCCGAACTCGGCTACGCGGGCCGCGCCCGTGAATTTGCCCGGCGCATCCTCGCCCGGGGCCAGGGAATCAGCATGATCACTCATGTCTATCAGGATCGACGCTTCCTCATGCAGGAAACCGACCTCCTGGCCCGCTGGGTGAATCGGCTGGCCCATGGGGAGGAAACGGAAATCTGA
- a CDS encoding class I SAM-dependent methyltransferase, with translation MSEMQLKSPAGYRDATEIDIMREVLPFNGADVLELGCGRARWTRTIAEGFPVNSVVATEVDPIQHRKNQAISDLPGVRFVYGGAEDIDLPDASVDIVIMLKSLHHVPMEVMDQALREIHRVLRPGGLAYISEPVYEGPFNDILRLFNDEKIVRQAAFDTLKNAVARRDFVLEQEIFFQSVSEFGSFAEFEQRILFPTHSDHQIDEKRHQQVREAFAPYLGPQGARFINPHRVDLLKKV, from the coding sequence ATGAGTGAAATGCAACTCAAATCCCCTGCTGGCTACCGGGATGCCACGGAAATAGACATCATGCGCGAAGTGCTGCCTTTCAACGGGGCCGATGTGCTTGAACTGGGCTGTGGCCGCGCCCGCTGGACACGCACCATTGCCGAGGGCTTCCCCGTGAATTCCGTAGTGGCCACAGAGGTGGATCCCATACAGCACCGGAAAAACCAGGCCATCAGTGACCTGCCCGGGGTGCGCTTCGTCTATGGCGGCGCCGAGGACATCGATCTTCCCGATGCCTCAGTAGATATCGTCATCATGCTCAAATCCCTGCACCATGTGCCCATGGAAGTCATGGATCAGGCACTCCGGGAAATCCACCGGGTACTGCGTCCCGGCGGTCTGGCCTACATTTCCGAGCCCGTGTATGAAGGGCCGTTCAACGACATTCTGCGCCTGTTCAATGATGAAAAGATCGTGCGCCAGGCCGCTTTCGATACCCTGAAGAACGCCGTGGCCCGGAGAGATTTTGTCCTGGAACAGGAAATCTTTTTCCAGTCAGTGTCCGAATTTGGCAGTTTTGCAGAATTTGAACAGCGCATTCTCTTTCCAACCCACTCTGATCATCAGATCGACGAAAAGCGGCACCAACAGGTACGCGAAGCTTTTGCCCCCTATCTTGGTCCCCAGGGCGCCCGCTTCATCAATCCCCACCGGGTGGATCTGCTGAAAAAAGTCTGA